One genomic window of Undibacterium cyanobacteriorum includes the following:
- a CDS encoding ArsR/SmtB family transcription factor produces the protein METKSALSALAALAQESRLAIFRLLVATGPEGLAASKIAEELGIPSSSLSFHLKELNYAELIEARQEGRFIIYSANFSAMNDLIGFLTESCCGGKSCMPSTQKRSRKSTS, from the coding sequence ATGGAAACCAAGTCGGCCTTGTCTGCGCTCGCAGCACTCGCCCAAGAATCACGTCTCGCCATCTTTCGTTTACTGGTCGCGACCGGTCCCGAAGGTTTGGCCGCGAGCAAAATTGCCGAAGAGTTAGGAATCCCGAGTTCTTCGCTCTCTTTCCATTTAAAAGAACTCAATTACGCGGAACTCATCGAAGCACGTCAAGAAGGTCGTTTCATCATTTATTCCGCCAACTTTTCGGCGATGAATGACTTGATCGGTTTTCTGACGGAGAGCTGCTGTGGTGGAAAATCATGTATGCCAAGCACTCAAAAACGCAGTCGCAAATCGACCAGCTAA
- a CDS encoding beta-ketoacyl-[acyl-carrier-protein] synthase family protein, whose product MTERRVVVTGYGAVSAMGNSAQEIWDGILSYRVGYQKHRFDDPSIKAKFFSLMENDRKRYAAFPKAVVKMLPEFAKNALVASKEALDMAFGNSDHLHQHVASPFDIGAIIGTGWGGMDSVNYNNNDYRESGMSSSFATLMSMHSVATAAVSLNWNIRGYQNTPVAACATGTIAIGDAYHVIKSGRAKVMLAGGSESLKEQFNVWSIDVIQALSKEQEDPQLACCPFSAKRSGFVLAEGAAVICLEEYEHAKARGANILGEIIGYGNFSDAFDMTAPAEDLQARKMAITRAMEEAKLAPEQISYVNLHGTSTPINDVNETNSIKAAFGAAAAGIPMSSTKSYTGHLIGAAGSIETIFCLKAIETGVIPATVHLQENDPACDLNYTPNHHRELKTLDHVLNLSFGFGGANCALLIKRI is encoded by the coding sequence ATGACAGAACGACGAGTGGTGGTAACGGGCTATGGTGCGGTATCCGCAATGGGAAATTCCGCACAGGAAATTTGGGACGGCATTCTGTCTTATCGAGTGGGCTATCAGAAACATCGTTTTGACGATCCTTCCATTAAGGCGAAGTTCTTTAGTCTCATGGAAAACGATCGCAAACGCTATGCGGCCTTTCCAAAAGCGGTTGTCAAAATGTTGCCCGAGTTCGCCAAAAATGCACTCGTCGCAAGTAAAGAAGCGCTCGATATGGCCTTTGGTAACAGTGATCATCTGCACCAACACGTCGCATCGCCGTTCGACATCGGTGCCATTATCGGCACTGGCTGGGGTGGCATGGACTCCGTCAACTACAACAACAATGATTATCGTGAATCAGGGATGTCTTCATCGTTCGCGACTTTGATGTCCATGCACAGCGTGGCGACCGCCGCAGTCTCTTTGAATTGGAATATACGTGGCTACCAAAACACACCGGTAGCTGCGTGTGCGACTGGCACTATCGCCATTGGCGACGCCTATCACGTCATTAAATCGGGGCGCGCCAAAGTCATGCTGGCCGGCGGTAGCGAATCCTTGAAAGAACAATTTAATGTTTGGTCGATCGACGTGATACAAGCTCTTAGCAAAGAACAAGAGGATCCGCAGTTGGCGTGTTGTCCGTTTAGTGCCAAACGTAGTGGTTTCGTGTTGGCGGAAGGGGCAGCAGTTATTTGTCTTGAGGAATACGAACATGCGAAAGCGCGTGGAGCGAACATCCTCGGTGAAATTATTGGCTATGGCAATTTTTCCGATGCATTTGATATGACAGCGCCCGCCGAGGATCTGCAAGCACGCAAAATGGCGATCACTCGAGCGATGGAAGAAGCAAAGCTCGCTCCAGAACAAATCAGCTACGTCAATTTGCACGGCACATCGACCCCGATCAATGATGTGAATGAGACTAACTCGATAAAAGCAGCATTTGGTGCCGCCGCTGCAGGAATTCCGATGTCGAGTACCAAGTCCTATACCGGCCACTTGATTGGCGCGGCCGGTTCCATCGAAACCATCTTTTGCTTGAAAGCGATCGAAACGGGGGTGATTCCTGCGACGGTACACCTGCAGGAAAATGATCCTGCCTGCGACCTCAATTACACCCCTAATCATCATCGTGAATTGAAAACCCTGGACCATGTACTCAATCTTAGTTTTGGATTTGGTGGTGCGAATTGCGCATTGCTGATCAAACGCATCTAG
- a CDS encoding LysR substrate-binding domain-containing protein, protein MTRSRSSPSLRTAPFAALRAFEAAARFGSFKLAAEELSVTPAAISHQISALEDYLGITLFTRSNRLVELTRTGQELAREVNASFKRLQSALERASGQSSDNKVLIVSAAPSIAAKWLVPRLNRFHAHHPDIDLRLSSENQTHDLINDKQVDIVIRYGLGEYEHEEQLHIERLWQQTALFPVCSPHLASSKKHLKLNSLIDLQQHSLLRLPLPPDRQTGKIGERWNAWIKAIAESDHLSTRQRNALLKQADKGPYYSHEHLAIEMAKSGHGIALALDVLVIEDLLNGHLIRPISQSCRDPYAHFLIYRMSDQRKQKIRAFAEWVRAEAELSRQTLQQCRKV, encoded by the coding sequence ATGACAAGATCACGCTCATCACCTTCACTTAGAACTGCTCCGTTTGCTGCCCTACGCGCATTCGAAGCAGCCGCACGGTTCGGCAGTTTTAAGCTAGCAGCAGAAGAATTATCCGTTACACCCGCTGCGATAAGTCATCAGATCAGTGCGCTCGAAGACTACCTAGGTATCACACTTTTCACACGCTCGAATCGCCTCGTAGAGCTGACTCGTACCGGTCAAGAACTCGCGCGCGAAGTCAATGCCTCCTTCAAACGCCTGCAAAGCGCACTTGAGCGCGCCAGTGGTCAATCATCCGATAACAAAGTGTTGATCGTCAGTGCTGCGCCATCAATCGCAGCCAAATGGCTGGTACCACGCCTCAATCGCTTTCATGCGCATCATCCTGATATCGATCTCAGACTTTCCTCAGAAAATCAAACGCATGACTTAATCAATGACAAGCAGGTCGACATCGTGATTCGTTATGGACTAGGCGAGTACGAGCACGAAGAGCAATTGCATATTGAGCGACTATGGCAGCAAACCGCTTTATTCCCGGTATGCAGTCCGCATTTGGCATCGTCGAAAAAGCATCTAAAACTCAACTCCCTCATCGACTTACAACAGCACAGCTTACTACGATTGCCCCTTCCCCCAGATCGACAAACAGGAAAGATTGGCGAACGTTGGAATGCTTGGATTAAAGCTATCGCCGAAAGTGATCATCTCAGCACTCGGCAGCGGAACGCTCTACTTAAGCAAGCCGACAAAGGTCCTTATTACAGTCACGAACATCTCGCCATCGAGATGGCCAAGTCGGGACATGGCATTGCTCTAGCACTCGATGTATTGGTCATAGAAGATCTTCTCAATGGCCACTTAATCCGTCCCATCTCGCAATCTTGCCGCGACCCTTACGCCCATTTCTTAATTTATCGAATGAGTGATCAAAGAAAACAGAAAATCCGCGCATTTGCAGAATGGGTTCGTGCAGAGGCTGAGCTTTCGCGACAAACTTTGCAGCAATGTCGAAAGGTATAA
- a CDS encoding acyl carrier protein, with amino-acid sequence MNVEKFLCDAILELKDIDESELVPSLSFEELALDSLDYVEIQLLIQKRFKVAIGPELFSTGKLKNLGDLYRHIEANQEQALAA; translated from the coding sequence ATGAATGTAGAGAAATTTTTATGTGACGCGATTCTCGAATTGAAAGATATCGACGAATCTGAGTTGGTTCCGTCTTTGAGTTTCGAAGAATTGGCCTTGGACAGTTTGGATTATGTGGAAATTCAATTGCTCATACAGAAGCGCTTTAAAGTTGCGATTGGTCCCGAGCTGTTCTCAACGGGTAAGTTAAAAAACTTGGGCGACCTGTATCGCCACATCGAAGCGAACCAAGAACAAGCGCTCGCAGCTTGA
- the prfH gene encoding peptide chain release factor H: MTRSLLQISAAQGPDECCLAVLKACDAILLDARKRGIRLRLIESCAAERAPLLRSALFELEDCGAQQVQQEDAVAQFLRDWCGTCQWICSSPFRPRHRRKNWFFSIRLQTVTTTVFDEEIRYESCRASGPGGQHVNKTDTAIRATHPSTGLSVKVQSERSQLANKRLATLLLQQRLQEVLDEQEQQSQKDRHQAHYDLQRGAADHVFCDLNFKRKR, translated from the coding sequence ATGACTCGATCCCTATTACAGATCAGCGCGGCGCAAGGACCCGATGAATGTTGTTTGGCTGTGCTGAAAGCCTGCGATGCCATCTTGCTCGATGCACGAAAGCGCGGCATTCGCTTACGTTTGATTGAAAGCTGTGCGGCAGAGCGTGCGCCACTACTACGTTCGGCCTTGTTTGAGTTGGAAGATTGCGGCGCACAGCAAGTCCAGCAAGAAGATGCGGTCGCACAATTTCTCAGGGACTGGTGTGGGACTTGTCAGTGGATTTGTAGCAGCCCTTTTAGACCTCGCCATCGACGCAAGAATTGGTTCTTCAGTATTCGTCTGCAAACTGTGACGACAACTGTATTCGACGAAGAGATTCGCTACGAAAGTTGTCGGGCCAGTGGGCCTGGTGGGCAACATGTGAACAAAACGGACACAGCGATCAGAGCGACGCATCCGTCGACCGGTCTCAGTGTGAAAGTGCAATCGGAGCGCAGTCAGCTCGCTAACAAGCGTTTAGCCACATTGTTGTTGCAGCAGCGCTTGCAAGAAGTCCTTGATGAGCAAGAGCAGCAATCGCAAAAAGATCGCCATCAAGCGCACTATGATTTGCAGCGAGGCGCGGCAGATCACGTATTTTGTGATCTGAATTTTAAGCGCAAGCGGTAG
- a CDS encoding MaoC/PaaZ C-terminal domain-containing protein — translation MDYCFDLADVQQWAEFSGDYNPIHFSLDDARLAGMDELILHGMLALLPVKQEVSRSQKLRTDHSVSDLNVKGCDWSRFRALFRQPIPHGRRINIEQRGLDAGVNFKVCAQDTREEHFRGSLLGVESMHGDYRSHDFEFHTELLASEAEKFFQLYPAIQETWIALDAVVFASFMQSKLSILEDIAQVKMFELHGPKKRNKVVVQLSHTVSFDTRFFSNQNRDEIDWSGFSYAMALPSMVASEHQLAGTVLLPVVHADRLVMMIEIGLVAKFDQLN, via the coding sequence ATGGATTACTGTTTTGATTTGGCAGACGTGCAGCAATGGGCCGAGTTTTCTGGCGACTACAACCCTATTCACTTTAGTTTGGATGATGCACGCTTGGCTGGTATGGATGAGCTGATCTTGCACGGCATGTTGGCGCTACTACCGGTGAAGCAAGAAGTGAGTCGTTCGCAAAAACTTCGCACGGATCATTCCGTCAGTGATTTGAATGTGAAGGGATGTGATTGGAGTCGGTTTCGTGCACTGTTTCGACAGCCAATTCCGCACGGGCGGCGCATCAATATCGAACAACGCGGCTTAGACGCTGGAGTCAATTTCAAAGTGTGCGCACAAGACACGCGCGAGGAGCATTTTCGAGGTTCCTTACTGGGCGTGGAAAGTATGCATGGCGATTATCGTTCCCATGACTTTGAATTCCATACTGAGTTGTTGGCCTCGGAAGCAGAAAAATTTTTCCAACTATATCCCGCAATTCAAGAAACTTGGATAGCACTCGATGCAGTCGTGTTTGCCAGTTTCATGCAAAGTAAGTTGTCAATTTTAGAGGACATCGCACAAGTGAAGATGTTCGAACTACACGGCCCCAAGAAACGCAATAAGGTCGTGGTGCAGTTAAGTCACACAGTAAGTTTTGATACACGTTTTTTCTCGAATCAGAACCGAGATGAAATCGATTGGAGTGGCTTTAGTTACGCCATGGCTTTGCCGTCCATGGTGGCGAGTGAGCATCAATTAGCAGGAACTGTTTTATTACCGGTAGTACACGCGGACCGACTCGTCATGATGATTGAGATCGGCTTGGTTGCGAAGTTTGATCAATTAAATTGA
- the arsA gene encoding arsenical pump-driving ATPase: protein MHFLQSPPPYLFFTGKGGVGKTSIACASALKLAEQGRSVLLVSTDPASNIAQVFEQDIGAQITPLKVHPSLFGLEIDPHIATEHYRQRIITPVRESLSHAELQQLTEQLSGACTTEIAAFDEFTSLLCNPEIRARFDHIIFDTAPTGHTIRLLQLPAAWSDFITADKGSASCLGPLAGLEKQAQQYQHVVNTLCDPLQTRMVLVARPQKTSLQEAARTHHELEALGIGHHYLVVNACMPKAEADNDELAEAIYLREQKQLDNISTLAISDNVLQVPLQAFNMVGPENLREFFRSCDENAEKGVSPQPQSVPELHHALGRTPPNELLALHDLVDQIEADQHGLIMTMGKGGVGKTTIAAAIAVELARRGHQVHLSSSDPAAHISDTIDVNNPQIAEHLSISRIDPQVETERYQAHVLASKSKKLTEEQLQLVKEDLASPCTQEIAVFHAFSRILREANKKFVVMDTAPTGHTLLLMDTTGAYHREIERQMQQHGMRFTTPLMQLQDRNQTKVILLSLAETTPILEALSLQKDLQRAGIQPWAWVINNSLAYSVTHSTLLNHRAQLERQEIQALLQQHPPRLSFVAMQKQDPVGELGLQRLL, encoded by the coding sequence ATGCACTTCTTACAGTCACCACCTCCCTATTTGTTTTTCACCGGCAAAGGTGGTGTCGGTAAGACTTCCATCGCATGCGCCAGCGCACTAAAGCTGGCCGAACAAGGAAGATCGGTGCTGCTCGTCAGCACTGATCCGGCATCGAATATCGCCCAAGTCTTTGAGCAAGACATTGGCGCGCAGATTACGCCACTCAAGGTACATCCTTCGCTATTTGGGCTCGAGATCGACCCGCATATTGCCACCGAACATTACCGCCAACGTATCATCACGCCGGTACGCGAGAGCTTAAGCCACGCCGAGCTTCAACAACTGACTGAACAACTGAGCGGTGCTTGTACGACAGAGATTGCCGCGTTTGATGAATTCACATCGCTACTGTGCAATCCAGAAATTCGCGCGCGCTTTGATCACATTATTTTTGATACGGCGCCGACTGGCCACACCATACGCTTGCTGCAACTCCCTGCAGCATGGTCAGACTTCATTACGGCAGATAAAGGCAGCGCGTCCTGTCTTGGCCCTTTAGCGGGCTTGGAAAAACAAGCACAACAGTATCAACACGTGGTGAACACCTTGTGTGATCCGCTACAAACACGCATGGTCTTAGTGGCGCGTCCGCAGAAAACCAGTTTACAAGAAGCCGCGCGGACTCACCACGAACTCGAAGCGCTAGGAATTGGACACCACTATCTCGTCGTCAATGCTTGCATGCCCAAGGCCGAGGCGGATAATGATGAACTCGCTGAAGCCATTTATTTGCGTGAACAAAAACAACTCGACAATATCAGTACATTGGCGATCTCGGACAATGTGCTCCAGGTACCGCTACAAGCGTTCAATATGGTCGGGCCAGAAAATCTGCGCGAGTTCTTTCGCAGCTGCGATGAAAATGCTGAAAAAGGCGTTTCTCCGCAACCACAAAGCGTACCGGAACTACATCACGCTCTAGGAAGAACTCCTCCCAATGAACTGCTTGCGCTGCATGATCTCGTGGATCAAATCGAAGCAGATCAACATGGTTTGATTATGACGATGGGCAAAGGTGGTGTCGGCAAAACCACCATCGCTGCCGCTATTGCAGTTGAACTTGCACGGCGTGGCCATCAGGTGCACTTGAGTAGTTCGGATCCTGCTGCGCATATCAGTGACACCATTGATGTGAACAATCCACAGATTGCCGAGCATTTGAGCATCAGTCGTATCGATCCACAAGTCGAAACCGAACGCTACCAAGCGCATGTTTTGGCAAGTAAATCGAAAAAGCTCACAGAAGAACAATTACAACTGGTCAAAGAAGATCTCGCTTCGCCGTGCACACAAGAGATTGCTGTATTTCATGCCTTCTCACGCATACTGCGTGAAGCAAACAAAAAATTTGTGGTGATGGACACGGCACCAACTGGTCACACCCTGCTATTGATGGATACGACTGGAGCCTATCATCGTGAAATCGAGAGACAAATGCAGCAACATGGCATGCGCTTCACCACACCATTGATGCAACTCCAAGATCGGAACCAAACCAAAGTGATCTTACTGAGTCTCGCCGAGACAACTCCCATCCTCGAGGCACTTTCACTCCAAAAGGATCTACAGCGCGCTGGCATTCAGCCTTGGGCTTGGGTTATCAATAATAGTTTGGCTTACAGTGTTACTCACTCGACTTTACTGAATCATCGAGCGCAACTTGAGCGTCAAGAAATCCAAGCACTGCTACAGCAACATCCACCGCGTTTGAGCTTTGTCGCCATGCAAAAACAAGATCCTGTTGGTGAACTTGGATTACAAAGATTATTGTGA
- a CDS encoding C39 family peptidase, translating into MIKYFRPAIAAAFFTLSTAICGIASAQTYNLNVPLRVQEHSNWCWAGSSQMVLNFFGKTPSQCAEVNYALGINYACGNSTFNWNSNANQPNYTSAITSILNAWGVSASTVGVLSQSNSTARINAKRPYVLLWQWNGGGGHFVVVKGYSGNYLYINDPWPGNGAYSRTYASTVSASDRYWYNTSVTN; encoded by the coding sequence ATGATCAAATATTTTCGCCCCGCCATCGCAGCGGCTTTCTTCACGCTTAGCACAGCCATTTGCGGCATAGCCAGTGCGCAAACTTATAACCTCAATGTTCCTTTGCGTGTACAAGAGCACAGCAACTGGTGCTGGGCTGGTTCAAGCCAGATGGTTTTAAACTTCTTTGGCAAAACTCCGAGCCAATGCGCCGAGGTCAACTACGCTCTCGGCATCAACTATGCCTGCGGCAACTCGACCTTCAATTGGAATAGCAATGCCAATCAACCCAACTACACCAGTGCAATCACGAGCATCTTGAATGCTTGGGGCGTCAGCGCCTCCACCGTTGGCGTGCTCTCGCAATCCAATTCCACGGCGCGCATTAATGCAAAACGTCCTTATGTACTCTTGTGGCAATGGAATGGTGGCGGTGGCCACTTCGTGGTCGTAAAGGGTTACAGCGGCAATTACTTGTACATCAATGATCCTTGGCCGGGGAATGGCGCCTATAGCCGCACCTATGCGAGCACCGTTAGCGCCTCAGATCGCTATTGGTATAACACTTCTGTTACCAACTAA
- a CDS encoding MIP/aquaporin family protein, whose protein sequence is MNSVTLSRKLVAEFLGTALLLAVVVGSGIMAQNLSAGNTAIALLANTIATGAGLIALILMFGPLSGAHFNPAVSLIDVLQKNLTLPVFALYLVVQILGAFAGVAAAHWMFELPSFFASTHVRTGIAQWWSEGIATFGLIAVIISTSRSRPGVTPFAVAAYITAAYWFTSSTSFANPAVTLARAASDTFAGIRPADSLGFIAAQCSGAVLAYLVFNWLYPLPTSPAQESAES, encoded by the coding sequence ATGAACTCAGTAACACTCTCCCGAAAACTCGTCGCCGAATTTCTTGGCACGGCTTTGCTGTTAGCCGTCGTGGTCGGTTCCGGCATCATGGCGCAAAACCTCTCGGCAGGAAACACGGCCATTGCCTTGTTAGCCAACACCATCGCCACCGGCGCCGGTTTGATTGCCTTGATTTTGATGTTTGGTCCACTCTCCGGCGCGCATTTTAATCCCGCGGTTAGCTTGATTGATGTCTTACAAAAGAATCTCACGCTGCCAGTATTTGCCCTTTACTTAGTGGTACAAATACTTGGCGCTTTTGCTGGCGTTGCTGCGGCACATTGGATGTTCGAACTTCCTAGTTTCTTTGCTTCGACCCACGTCCGCACTGGCATCGCACAATGGTGGAGCGAGGGGATTGCGACCTTTGGTTTAATCGCAGTGATCATCAGCACGTCGCGCAGTCGTCCCGGCGTGACACCGTTTGCTGTGGCGGCTTACATTACCGCTGCCTACTGGTTCACCTCCTCGACCTCATTCGCCAATCCAGCCGTCACCCTAGCCCGTGCTGCGAGCGACACCTTTGCCGGTATTCGTCCAGCTGATAGTTTAGGATTCATTGCAGCGCAGTGCAGCGGAGCGGTGCTGGCATATCTCGTATTTAACTGGCTTTATCCACTCCCCACCTCTCCTGCTCAAGAAAGTGCAGAATCATGA
- a CDS encoding arsenate reductase ArsC encodes MNVLFLCTGNSCRSILGEACFNHLAPADWRAMSAGSKPTGQVHPRSLALLQREGISTEGYHSKSWDDLPATPDIVITVCASAAGETCPAYLGPVLRTHWGVEDPAHATGSDEEIDAAFMQAYRILRARIEAFLALPLDQLKDDKLALKAAMDRIALVMG; translated from the coding sequence ATGAACGTACTCTTTTTATGTACCGGCAATTCCTGCCGCTCTATCCTTGGCGAAGCTTGCTTTAATCACCTCGCACCAGCCGATTGGCGTGCCATGAGTGCAGGTAGCAAGCCGACGGGACAAGTGCATCCGCGCTCCCTGGCTTTACTGCAACGCGAAGGAATCAGCACCGAGGGCTACCATAGCAAATCGTGGGATGATTTACCTGCCACACCCGATATTGTCATCACGGTGTGCGCGAGTGCGGCTGGCGAAACTTGCCCAGCTTACCTTGGTCCCGTTTTGCGCACCCATTGGGGTGTCGAAGACCCAGCCCACGCAACTGGAAGCGACGAAGAAATCGACGCCGCTTTTATGCAGGCCTATCGCATCTTACGCGCAAGAATTGAAGCGTTTCTGGCACTGCCGCTGGATCAACTCAAAGACGACAAGCTTGCGCTTAAAGCGGCGATGGACCGCATCGCCCTCGTGATGGGATAA
- a CDS encoding flavodoxin family protein, with protein sequence MSSNNIGSKFNNQMNNEAASNSDMDEAPGAKKIHFLFVLSSSRSDGNTAQLARYAASFLDSNVQQTWVSLQELDLPEFVDQRHQGNGHYMMPSGNALALLQATLNATDVVLVTPLYWYSLPTLAKRYLDHWSGWMRVADLQFREKMSGKRLWNITVLSDEDTSYASTLVSSLELTAGYMQMKWQGSLLGYGNRPGDIMQHEPSLISASQYFLQA encoded by the coding sequence ATGAGTTCGAATAATATCGGTAGTAAGTTCAACAATCAGATGAATAATGAAGCCGCTAGCAATAGCGATATGGACGAAGCGCCGGGTGCCAAGAAAATTCATTTTTTATTCGTTTTGAGTAGCAGTCGCAGTGACGGAAACACGGCTCAGTTGGCACGTTACGCCGCCAGCTTCTTAGACTCGAACGTACAACAAACCTGGGTCTCTTTGCAGGAGCTTGATTTACCCGAATTCGTTGATCAACGCCATCAAGGTAACGGGCACTATATGATGCCATCAGGGAATGCTTTGGCGCTCCTACAAGCCACCTTGAACGCCACTGATGTGGTACTAGTCACGCCTTTGTATTGGTATAGCTTGCCAACCTTGGCCAAGCGGTACTTAGATCATTGGTCTGGCTGGATGCGAGTGGCAGATCTGCAATTTCGCGAGAAAATGTCAGGCAAACGACTGTGGAATATCACGGTTTTAAGCGACGAGGATACATCTTATGCTTCAACACTAGTGAGCAGTCTCGAGTTGACGGCAGGCTATATGCAGATGAAATGGCAAGGTAGTTTGTTGGGATACGGGAATCGACCTGGTGACATCATGCAGCATGAGCCGTCTTTGATCAGCGCGTCTCAGTATTTTTTGCAAGCTTGA
- a CDS encoding RNA ligase RtcB family protein has product MGNPIIKTSLIDKVSVIASNKTWIEGGAIQQLHKTAELPGMLRAVGLPDLHPGRGYPIGAAFLTQGRFYPALIGGDIGCGMRLCMTNIDRRQFSLDKLAKRIGNIDGPLIDESAAWRERVQACGLEVTGHQTSLGSIGGGNHFAEVQELDTIDDPVRAQELGLDAKRLLILVHSGSRGFGGEVLRSHIDQYQHHGLEANSIEETAYFEQHDLALCFALHNRALIEQRLLERLNASARLVLDVHHNFLERVERPEGILYLHRKGAAPADRGPVVIPGSRGDYSYLVEAKAPIGDSAVHVSLASLAHGAGRKWQRSECYDRLSPRYTQEQLQRTKLGSRVICADKHLLFEEAPEAYKSIASVIAALQDAGLIRVIARLKPVLSYKTAGACCV; this is encoded by the coding sequence ATGGGCAATCCCATTATTAAAACATCCTTGATAGACAAGGTGTCTGTCATCGCCTCTAACAAAACATGGATCGAGGGAGGCGCGATCCAACAGTTACATAAAACGGCTGAATTGCCAGGCATGCTAAGAGCCGTTGGTTTGCCTGATTTACATCCAGGGCGCGGTTATCCAATTGGTGCTGCATTCTTAACTCAAGGGCGATTTTATCCAGCGCTCATCGGTGGTGACATCGGTTGTGGTATGCGTTTATGCATGACGAATATCGATCGTCGTCAGTTCTCATTAGATAAATTGGCTAAGCGCATAGGCAATATCGATGGCCCATTGATTGATGAGTCTGCTGCGTGGCGTGAACGCGTGCAGGCTTGCGGATTGGAGGTCACGGGGCACCAAACCTCCTTGGGCAGTATTGGCGGTGGCAATCACTTCGCTGAAGTACAAGAGCTTGATACAATTGATGACCCAGTGCGAGCGCAAGAGTTGGGTCTTGATGCAAAACGATTGTTAATCCTCGTGCATAGTGGCTCACGCGGTTTTGGTGGTGAAGTTCTGCGATCTCATATCGATCAGTATCAACATCATGGCCTAGAGGCGAATAGCATAGAGGAAACGGCTTATTTCGAGCAGCATGATCTGGCCTTGTGTTTTGCCTTACATAATCGTGCTTTGATTGAGCAGCGCCTGCTTGAAAGACTCAATGCTAGCGCACGGCTGGTGCTCGATGTGCATCACAATTTTCTGGAACGGGTTGAGCGTCCTGAAGGAATTCTGTATCTGCATCGCAAAGGCGCCGCACCAGCGGATCGCGGACCGGTGGTGATTCCTGGTTCGCGCGGCGACTACAGTTATCTGGTGGAAGCGAAAGCGCCGATTGGCGATAGCGCTGTACATGTGAGTCTCGCTTCGTTGGCGCATGGGGCGGGGCGTAAATGGCAGCGTAGTGAATGCTACGATAGGCTGTCGCCACGTTATACACAAGAACAGTTACAGCGCACTAAGTTGGGGTCACGTGTCATTTGTGCGGACAAACATTTGCTCTTCGAAGAAGCTCCAGAGGCGTACAAATCGATCGCTAGTGTGATCGCGGCTTTGCAAGACGCGGGCTTGATCCGCGTCATTGCACGACTGAAGCCTGTCTTGAGTTATAAGACGGCGGGAGCGTGTTGCGTATGA
- a CDS encoding TfoX/Sxy family protein, with translation MQIADLKSLGPKSQEMLNAAGIHSVEQIHQLGAVQVYFQVKRQQPNASLNLLWALESAITGMPWQEVSRLHRTSLLLALNELEQIAARTPK, from the coding sequence ATGCAAATCGCCGACCTCAAAAGCCTAGGCCCCAAATCGCAGGAGATGCTGAACGCGGCGGGCATTCACTCGGTCGAGCAGATACACCAACTCGGCGCGGTGCAGGTCTATTTCCAAGTCAAGCGACAGCAACCCAACGCCAGCTTGAATCTCTTGTGGGCCTTAGAGTCGGCGATCACGGGGATGCCGTGGCAAGAAGTGTCGCGCCTGCATCGCACGAGTCTCTTATTGGCACTCAATGAGCTTGAGCAAATCGCGGCACGTACGCCCAAATAA